The following are encoded together in the Ooceraea biroi isolate clonal line C1 chromosome 2, Obir_v5.4, whole genome shotgun sequence genome:
- the LOC105281780 gene encoding signal transducer and activator of transcription 5B isoform X2 codes for MSLWAKAQQLPPEILQRVHSIYGDHFPIEVRHFLSAWLEEKMWSDIEPENPQHEQYISNIILSLIQEIENKALALQNDRDFFLAKLKLTEVAKSFRQRYAQNPMTLFRIIRHCLGTEMKVLSQVENLGGSLMNMADDRVNMMIGDAVAEIAQQVDLLRRKTFESGEDLRRMEQEQEAFALSYHECTKLNAHLQHLATQPQNQQSMDLEKKIKRQKDQQEQLLNNKVAGLMQLRLSLIDKLKDTITRISTLQSKILDDELIRWKREQQLAGNGAAFNSNLDSIQEWCENLAELIWSTRQQIKEAERLKQKFGLEPPAIQDILPTLNSQITQLLSSLVTSTFIIEKQPPQVMKTNTRFTSTVRLLVGGKLNVHMTPPQVKVSIISEAQANALLKSDKMAKNGGEVSGEILNNTGTMEYHQATRQLSVSFRNMQLKKIKRAEKKGTESVMDEKFSLLFQSQFSVGGGELVFQVWTLSLPVVVIVHGNQEPHAWATVTWDNAFAEPGRVPFAVPDKVSWCQVAEALNVKFRSATGRLLTEENLRFLAEKAFRSNGNSNAQDYSGLLLSWTQFCKEPLPERNFTFWEWFYAVMKLTREHLRAPWMDGYILGFVRKKQAEEMLATCAFGTFLMRFSDSELGGITIAWCGGKGDTTTCQTTDQVRSDQSTVEQVFMLQPFTSKDFAIRSLADRVFDLQHLLYLYPDIAKDQAFSKYYTPFNENQSTSTNGYVKPLLVTHVPGWSAPGQGGQTPSHSSIVGVSSSGPGGPGGSYPATPQTMFQAHSPDPSVRDTPSVASSYAPGLSQSGVGRPSSDMDYVELMGHNELSSIDENLNLDHLNGFGFSEFMQSYNTSRSENGGISLLMTN; via the exons ATGTCATTGTGGGCAAAAGCTCAGCAGTTACCACCGGAAATACTGCAACGGGTGCATTCAATATACGGAGATCACTTTCCGATTGAAGTCAGGCACTTCCTGTCAGCATGGCTAGAGGAGAAGATGTG gtCTGATATAGAGCCAGAGAATCCGCAGCATGAACAATATATCTCCAACATTATCTTATCCCTGATacaagaaatagaaaataaagcaCTTGCGCTGCAAAATGACAGAGACTTCTTTCTAGCGAAATTGAAATTGACAGAGGTTGCGAAATCATTTCGC CAAAGATATGCCCAAAATCCGATGACATTATTTAGGATAATCAGACATTGTCTGGGCACAGAAATGAAAGTACTGTCACAAGTCGAGAATCTAGGAGGTAGTCTAATGAACATGGCTGACGACAGGGTCAATATGATGATAGGCGATGCCGTCGCTGAGATAGCTCAACAAGTCGATCTATTACGGCGCAAGACATTCGAAAGCGGTGAGGATTTACGAAGAATGGAGCAGGAACAAGAGGCTTTTGCTCTCAGCTATCACGAATGTACAAAGCTGAATGCCCACTTGCAACATCTCGCTACTCAGCCACAGAATCAGCAAAGCATGGACTTGGAAAAGAAGattaaaag GCAAAAGGATCAGCAAGAGCAGTTACTAAATAACAAAGTAGCTGGTCTGATGCAACTGCGTTTAtcattaattgataaattgaaAGACACCATTACAAGAATAAGTACCTTGCAATCCAAAATTTTGGACGACGAGCTGATCAG ATGGAAAAGGGAGCAGCAGTTAGCGGGGAATGGCGCGGCCTTCAACAGCAATTTGGACTCTATACAGGAATGGTGCGAGAATCTCGCCGAGCTTATTTGGTCGACGCGACAACAGATTAAGGAGGCAGAGCGTCTGAAGCAAAAATTCGGCCTTGAACCACCAGCGATACAAGACATTCTGCCCACCTTAAATTCTCAGATCACGCAACTTCTCAGTTCACTGGTTACCAGTACCTTTATTATCGAGAAACAACCCCCACAAGTTATGAAGACTAATACTCGTTTCACCAGCACCGTTCGATTGTTAGTTGGTGGTAAATTGAACGTTCATATGACGCCGCCGCAGGTAAAAGTGAGCATAATCAGCGAAGCTCAGGCAAACGCTTTGTTAAAGAGCGATAAAATGGCGAAGAATGGCGGTGAGGTCAGCGGAGAAATCTTGAACAACACTGGCACCATGGAATATCATCAG GCAACCAGACAATTGTCTGTGAGTTTTCGTAACATGCAATTGAAAAAGATCAAGCGGGCGGAAAAGAAGGGCACGGAATCGGTGATGGACGAAAAATTCTCACTGCTGTTCCAATCGCAATTCAGCGTTGGCGGCGGGGAACTAGTGTTCCAAGTATGGACCTTGAGTTTACCAGTAGTGGTAATCGTTCACGGTAATCAGGAACCCCATGCATGGGCTACTGTCACTTGGGACAATGCATTTGCGGAGCCTGGAAGAGTGCCGTTTGCGGTACCAGACAAAGTATCATGGTGCCAGGTGGCAGAAGCCTTAAATGTCAAGTTCCGTTCTGCGACTGGTCGTCTACTGACTGAGGAGAATCTCCGATTTCTCGCGGAAAAGGCATTTCGAAGCAATGGAAACTCAAATGCGCAAGACTATTCAGGTCTGCTTCTAAGTTGGACGCAATTCTGTAAGGAACCCTTACCCGAAAGGAATTTTACTTTCTGGGAGTGGTTTTACGCCGTCATGAAACTCACTCGAGAGCACCTGAGGGCCCCATGGATGGATGGTTACATACTTGGATTCGTCCGAAAGAAGCAGGCGGAAGAGATGTTGGCGACTTGCGCGTTCGGTACTTTTCTGATGCGTTTCTCCGACTCGGAACTCGGTGGCATTACGATCGCGTGGTGCGGAGGTAAAGGCGATACGACAACGTGTCAGACTACAG ATCAAGTACGATCAGATCAAAGTACAGTGGAGCAAGTGTTCATGTTGCAACCGTTCACGAGTAAGGACTTTGCCATCCGTAGCTTGGCAGATCGTGTATTCGATTTGCAACATCTCTTGTATTTGTATCCGGATATCGCAAAGGATCAAGCTTTCTCCAAATATTACACGCCATTTAATG AAAATCAATCCACGTCGACAAATGGCTACGTCAAACCGCTATTAGTAACGCACGTACCAGGTTGGAGCGCGCCTGGACAGGGTGGTCAAACACCATCCCACTCTTCTATAGTGGGAGTCAGTAGTAGCGGACCGGGCGGACCGGGCGGAAGTTACCCTGCCACGCCACAAACCATGTTCCAAGCGCATAGTCCTGATCCATCTGTACGAGACACACCGTCCGTAGCATCAAG TTACGCTCCGGGTCTCAGCCAGTCGGGTGTTGGACGGCCAAGTTCGGATATGGACTACGTGGAGCTGATGGGCCACAACGAGCTGTCGTCGATCGATGAAAATCTCAACTTGGATCACCTGAACGGTTTCGGCTTCTCCGAGTTCATGCAGTCATACAACACTAGTAG ATCAGAAAACGGAGGGATCTCTCTACTGATGACTAATTAA
- the LOC105281780 gene encoding signal transducer and activator of transcription 5B isoform X3 — MSLWAKAQQLPPEILQRVHSIYGDHFPIEVRHFLSAWLEEKMWSDIEPENPQHEQYISNIILSLIQEIENKALALQNDRDFFLAKLKLTEVAKSFRQRYAQNPMTLFRIIRHCLGTEMKVLSQVENLGGSLMNMADDRVNMMIGDAVAEIAQQVDLLRRKTFESGEDLRRMEQEQEAFALSYHECTKLNAHLQHLATQPQNQQSMDLEKKIKRQKDQQEQLLNNKVAGLMQLRLSLIDKLKDTITRISTLQSKILDDELIRWKREQQLAGNGAAFNSNLDSIQEWCENLAELIWSTRQQIKEAERLKQKFGLEPPAIQDILPTLNSQITQLLSSLVTSTFIIEKQPPQVMKTNTRFTSTVRLLVGGKLNVHMTPPQVKVSIISEAQANALLKSDKMAKNGGEVSGEILNNTGTMEYHQATRQLSVSFRNMQLKKIKRAEKKGTESVMDEKFSLLFQSQFSVGGGELVFQVWTLSLPVVVIVHGNQEPHAWATVTWDNAFAEPGRVPFAVPDKVSWCQVAEALNVKFRSATGRLLTEENLRFLAEKAFRSNGNSNAQDYSGLLLSWTQFCKEPLPERNFTFWEWFYAVMKLTREHLRAPWMDGYILGFVRKKQAEEMLATCAFGTFLMRFSDSELGGITIAWCGDQFSDQVRSDQSTVEQVFMLQPFTSKDFAIRSLADRVFDLQHLLYLYPDIAKDQAFSKYYTPFNENQSTSTNGYVKPLLVTHVPGWSAPGQGGQTPSHSSIVGVSSSGPGGPGGSYPATPQTMFQAHSPDPSVRDTPSVASSYAPGLSQSGVGRPSSDMDYVELMGHNELSSIDENLNLDHLNGFGFSEFMQSYNTSRSENGGISLLMTN; from the exons ATGTCATTGTGGGCAAAAGCTCAGCAGTTACCACCGGAAATACTGCAACGGGTGCATTCAATATACGGAGATCACTTTCCGATTGAAGTCAGGCACTTCCTGTCAGCATGGCTAGAGGAGAAGATGTG gtCTGATATAGAGCCAGAGAATCCGCAGCATGAACAATATATCTCCAACATTATCTTATCCCTGATacaagaaatagaaaataaagcaCTTGCGCTGCAAAATGACAGAGACTTCTTTCTAGCGAAATTGAAATTGACAGAGGTTGCGAAATCATTTCGC CAAAGATATGCCCAAAATCCGATGACATTATTTAGGATAATCAGACATTGTCTGGGCACAGAAATGAAAGTACTGTCACAAGTCGAGAATCTAGGAGGTAGTCTAATGAACATGGCTGACGACAGGGTCAATATGATGATAGGCGATGCCGTCGCTGAGATAGCTCAACAAGTCGATCTATTACGGCGCAAGACATTCGAAAGCGGTGAGGATTTACGAAGAATGGAGCAGGAACAAGAGGCTTTTGCTCTCAGCTATCACGAATGTACAAAGCTGAATGCCCACTTGCAACATCTCGCTACTCAGCCACAGAATCAGCAAAGCATGGACTTGGAAAAGAAGattaaaag GCAAAAGGATCAGCAAGAGCAGTTACTAAATAACAAAGTAGCTGGTCTGATGCAACTGCGTTTAtcattaattgataaattgaaAGACACCATTACAAGAATAAGTACCTTGCAATCCAAAATTTTGGACGACGAGCTGATCAG ATGGAAAAGGGAGCAGCAGTTAGCGGGGAATGGCGCGGCCTTCAACAGCAATTTGGACTCTATACAGGAATGGTGCGAGAATCTCGCCGAGCTTATTTGGTCGACGCGACAACAGATTAAGGAGGCAGAGCGTCTGAAGCAAAAATTCGGCCTTGAACCACCAGCGATACAAGACATTCTGCCCACCTTAAATTCTCAGATCACGCAACTTCTCAGTTCACTGGTTACCAGTACCTTTATTATCGAGAAACAACCCCCACAAGTTATGAAGACTAATACTCGTTTCACCAGCACCGTTCGATTGTTAGTTGGTGGTAAATTGAACGTTCATATGACGCCGCCGCAGGTAAAAGTGAGCATAATCAGCGAAGCTCAGGCAAACGCTTTGTTAAAGAGCGATAAAATGGCGAAGAATGGCGGTGAGGTCAGCGGAGAAATCTTGAACAACACTGGCACCATGGAATATCATCAG GCAACCAGACAATTGTCTGTGAGTTTTCGTAACATGCAATTGAAAAAGATCAAGCGGGCGGAAAAGAAGGGCACGGAATCGGTGATGGACGAAAAATTCTCACTGCTGTTCCAATCGCAATTCAGCGTTGGCGGCGGGGAACTAGTGTTCCAAGTATGGACCTTGAGTTTACCAGTAGTGGTAATCGTTCACGGTAATCAGGAACCCCATGCATGGGCTACTGTCACTTGGGACAATGCATTTGCGGAGCCTGGAAGAGTGCCGTTTGCGGTACCAGACAAAGTATCATGGTGCCAGGTGGCAGAAGCCTTAAATGTCAAGTTCCGTTCTGCGACTGGTCGTCTACTGACTGAGGAGAATCTCCGATTTCTCGCGGAAAAGGCATTTCGAAGCAATGGAAACTCAAATGCGCAAGACTATTCAGGTCTGCTTCTAAGTTGGACGCAATTCTGTAAGGAACCCTTACCCGAAAGGAATTTTACTTTCTGGGAGTGGTTTTACGCCGTCATGAAACTCACTCGAGAGCACCTGAGGGCCCCATGGATGGATGGTTACATACTTGGATTCGTCCGAAAGAAGCAGGCGGAAGAGATGTTGGCGACTTGCGCGTTCGGTACTTTTCTGATGCGTTTCTCCGACTCGGAACTCGGTGGCATTACGATCGCGTGGTGCGGAG atcaATTTTCAGATCAAGTACGATCAGATCAAAGTACAGTGGAGCAAGTGTTCATGTTGCAACCGTTCACGAGTAAGGACTTTGCCATCCGTAGCTTGGCAGATCGTGTATTCGATTTGCAACATCTCTTGTATTTGTATCCGGATATCGCAAAGGATCAAGCTTTCTCCAAATATTACACGCCATTTAATG AAAATCAATCCACGTCGACAAATGGCTACGTCAAACCGCTATTAGTAACGCACGTACCAGGTTGGAGCGCGCCTGGACAGGGTGGTCAAACACCATCCCACTCTTCTATAGTGGGAGTCAGTAGTAGCGGACCGGGCGGACCGGGCGGAAGTTACCCTGCCACGCCACAAACCATGTTCCAAGCGCATAGTCCTGATCCATCTGTACGAGACACACCGTCCGTAGCATCAAG TTACGCTCCGGGTCTCAGCCAGTCGGGTGTTGGACGGCCAAGTTCGGATATGGACTACGTGGAGCTGATGGGCCACAACGAGCTGTCGTCGATCGATGAAAATCTCAACTTGGATCACCTGAACGGTTTCGGCTTCTCCGAGTTCATGCAGTCATACAACACTAGTAG ATCAGAAAACGGAGGGATCTCTCTACTGATGACTAATTAA
- the LOC105281780 gene encoding signal transducer and activator of transcription 5B isoform X1, whose amino-acid sequence MSLWAKAQQLPPEILQRVHSIYGDHFPIEVRHFLSAWLEEKMWSDIEPENPQHEQYISNIILSLIQEIENKALALQNDRDFFLAKLKLTEVAKSFRQRYAQNPMTLFRIIRHCLGTEMKVLSQVENLGGSLMNMADDRVNMMIGDAVAEIAQQVDLLRRKTFESGEDLRRMEQEQEAFALSYHECTKLNAHLQHLATQPQNQQSMDLEKKIKRQKDQQEQLLNNKVAGLMQLRLSLIDKLKDTITRISTLQSKILDDELIRWKREQQLAGNGAAFNSNLDSIQEWCENLAELIWSTRQQIKEAERLKQKFGLEPPAIQDILPTLNSQITQLLSSLVTSTFIIEKQPPQVMKTNTRFTSTVRLLVGGKLNVHMTPPQVKVSIISEAQANALLKSDKMAKNGGEVSGEILNNTGTMEYHQATRQLSVSFRNMQLKKIKRAEKKGTESVMDEKFSLLFQSQFSVGGGELVFQVWTLSLPVVVIVHGNQEPHAWATVTWDNAFAEPGRVPFAVPDKVSWCQVAEALNVKFRSATGRLLTEENLRFLAEKAFRSNGNSNAQDYSGLLLSWTQFCKEPLPERNFTFWEWFYAVMKLTREHLRAPWMDGYILGFVRKKQAEEMLATCAFGTFLMRFSDSELGGITIAWCGGKGDTTTCQTTDQFSDQVRSDQSTVEQVFMLQPFTSKDFAIRSLADRVFDLQHLLYLYPDIAKDQAFSKYYTPFNENQSTSTNGYVKPLLVTHVPGWSAPGQGGQTPSHSSIVGVSSSGPGGPGGSYPATPQTMFQAHSPDPSVRDTPSVASSYAPGLSQSGVGRPSSDMDYVELMGHNELSSIDENLNLDHLNGFGFSEFMQSYNTSRSENGGISLLMTN is encoded by the exons ATGTCATTGTGGGCAAAAGCTCAGCAGTTACCACCGGAAATACTGCAACGGGTGCATTCAATATACGGAGATCACTTTCCGATTGAAGTCAGGCACTTCCTGTCAGCATGGCTAGAGGAGAAGATGTG gtCTGATATAGAGCCAGAGAATCCGCAGCATGAACAATATATCTCCAACATTATCTTATCCCTGATacaagaaatagaaaataaagcaCTTGCGCTGCAAAATGACAGAGACTTCTTTCTAGCGAAATTGAAATTGACAGAGGTTGCGAAATCATTTCGC CAAAGATATGCCCAAAATCCGATGACATTATTTAGGATAATCAGACATTGTCTGGGCACAGAAATGAAAGTACTGTCACAAGTCGAGAATCTAGGAGGTAGTCTAATGAACATGGCTGACGACAGGGTCAATATGATGATAGGCGATGCCGTCGCTGAGATAGCTCAACAAGTCGATCTATTACGGCGCAAGACATTCGAAAGCGGTGAGGATTTACGAAGAATGGAGCAGGAACAAGAGGCTTTTGCTCTCAGCTATCACGAATGTACAAAGCTGAATGCCCACTTGCAACATCTCGCTACTCAGCCACAGAATCAGCAAAGCATGGACTTGGAAAAGAAGattaaaag GCAAAAGGATCAGCAAGAGCAGTTACTAAATAACAAAGTAGCTGGTCTGATGCAACTGCGTTTAtcattaattgataaattgaaAGACACCATTACAAGAATAAGTACCTTGCAATCCAAAATTTTGGACGACGAGCTGATCAG ATGGAAAAGGGAGCAGCAGTTAGCGGGGAATGGCGCGGCCTTCAACAGCAATTTGGACTCTATACAGGAATGGTGCGAGAATCTCGCCGAGCTTATTTGGTCGACGCGACAACAGATTAAGGAGGCAGAGCGTCTGAAGCAAAAATTCGGCCTTGAACCACCAGCGATACAAGACATTCTGCCCACCTTAAATTCTCAGATCACGCAACTTCTCAGTTCACTGGTTACCAGTACCTTTATTATCGAGAAACAACCCCCACAAGTTATGAAGACTAATACTCGTTTCACCAGCACCGTTCGATTGTTAGTTGGTGGTAAATTGAACGTTCATATGACGCCGCCGCAGGTAAAAGTGAGCATAATCAGCGAAGCTCAGGCAAACGCTTTGTTAAAGAGCGATAAAATGGCGAAGAATGGCGGTGAGGTCAGCGGAGAAATCTTGAACAACACTGGCACCATGGAATATCATCAG GCAACCAGACAATTGTCTGTGAGTTTTCGTAACATGCAATTGAAAAAGATCAAGCGGGCGGAAAAGAAGGGCACGGAATCGGTGATGGACGAAAAATTCTCACTGCTGTTCCAATCGCAATTCAGCGTTGGCGGCGGGGAACTAGTGTTCCAAGTATGGACCTTGAGTTTACCAGTAGTGGTAATCGTTCACGGTAATCAGGAACCCCATGCATGGGCTACTGTCACTTGGGACAATGCATTTGCGGAGCCTGGAAGAGTGCCGTTTGCGGTACCAGACAAAGTATCATGGTGCCAGGTGGCAGAAGCCTTAAATGTCAAGTTCCGTTCTGCGACTGGTCGTCTACTGACTGAGGAGAATCTCCGATTTCTCGCGGAAAAGGCATTTCGAAGCAATGGAAACTCAAATGCGCAAGACTATTCAGGTCTGCTTCTAAGTTGGACGCAATTCTGTAAGGAACCCTTACCCGAAAGGAATTTTACTTTCTGGGAGTGGTTTTACGCCGTCATGAAACTCACTCGAGAGCACCTGAGGGCCCCATGGATGGATGGTTACATACTTGGATTCGTCCGAAAGAAGCAGGCGGAAGAGATGTTGGCGACTTGCGCGTTCGGTACTTTTCTGATGCGTTTCTCCGACTCGGAACTCGGTGGCATTACGATCGCGTGGTGCGGAGGTAAAGGCGATACGACAACGTGTCAGACTACAG atcaATTTTCAGATCAAGTACGATCAGATCAAAGTACAGTGGAGCAAGTGTTCATGTTGCAACCGTTCACGAGTAAGGACTTTGCCATCCGTAGCTTGGCAGATCGTGTATTCGATTTGCAACATCTCTTGTATTTGTATCCGGATATCGCAAAGGATCAAGCTTTCTCCAAATATTACACGCCATTTAATG AAAATCAATCCACGTCGACAAATGGCTACGTCAAACCGCTATTAGTAACGCACGTACCAGGTTGGAGCGCGCCTGGACAGGGTGGTCAAACACCATCCCACTCTTCTATAGTGGGAGTCAGTAGTAGCGGACCGGGCGGACCGGGCGGAAGTTACCCTGCCACGCCACAAACCATGTTCCAAGCGCATAGTCCTGATCCATCTGTACGAGACACACCGTCCGTAGCATCAAG TTACGCTCCGGGTCTCAGCCAGTCGGGTGTTGGACGGCCAAGTTCGGATATGGACTACGTGGAGCTGATGGGCCACAACGAGCTGTCGTCGATCGATGAAAATCTCAACTTGGATCACCTGAACGGTTTCGGCTTCTCCGAGTTCATGCAGTCATACAACACTAGTAG ATCAGAAAACGGAGGGATCTCTCTACTGATGACTAATTAA
- the LOC105281780 gene encoding signal transducer and activator of transcription 5B isoform X4 yields the protein MSLWAKAQQLPPEILQRVHSIYGDHFPIEVRHFLSAWLEEKMWSDIEPENPQHEQYISNIILSLIQEIENKALALQNDRDFFLAKLKLTEVAKSFRQRYAQNPMTLFRIIRHCLGTEMKVLSQVENLGGSLMNMADDRVNMMIGDAVAEIAQQVDLLRRKTFESGEDLRRMEQEQEAFALSYHECTKLNAHLQHLATQPQNQQSMDLEKKIKRQKDQQEQLLNNKVAGLMQLRLSLIDKLKDTITRISTLQSKILDDELIRWKREQQLAGNGAAFNSNLDSIQEWCENLAELIWSTRQQIKEAERLKQKFGLEPPAIQDILPTLNSQITQLLSSLVTSTFIIEKQPPQVMKTNTRFTSTVRLLVGGKLNVHMTPPQVKVSIISEAQANALLKSDKMAKNGGEVSGEILNNTGTMEYHQATRQLSVSFRNMQLKKIKRAEKKGTESVMDEKFSLLFQSQFSVGGGELVFQVWTLSLPVVVIVHGNQEPHAWATVTWDNAFAEPGRVPFAVPDKVSWCQVAEALNVKFRSATGRLLTEENLRFLAEKAFRSNGNSNAQDYSGLLLSWTQFCKEPLPERNFTFWEWFYAVMKLTREHLRAPWMDGYILGFVRKKQAEEMLATCAFGTFLMRFSDSELGGITIAWCGGKGDTTTCQTTDQFSDQVRSDQSTVEQVFMLQPFTSKDFAIRSLADRVFDLQHLLYLYPDIAKDQAFSKYYTPFNENQSTSTNGYVKPLLVTHVPGWSAPGQGGQTPSHSSIVGVSSSGPGGPGGSYPATPQTMFQAHSPDPSVRDTPSVASSI from the exons ATGTCATTGTGGGCAAAAGCTCAGCAGTTACCACCGGAAATACTGCAACGGGTGCATTCAATATACGGAGATCACTTTCCGATTGAAGTCAGGCACTTCCTGTCAGCATGGCTAGAGGAGAAGATGTG gtCTGATATAGAGCCAGAGAATCCGCAGCATGAACAATATATCTCCAACATTATCTTATCCCTGATacaagaaatagaaaataaagcaCTTGCGCTGCAAAATGACAGAGACTTCTTTCTAGCGAAATTGAAATTGACAGAGGTTGCGAAATCATTTCGC CAAAGATATGCCCAAAATCCGATGACATTATTTAGGATAATCAGACATTGTCTGGGCACAGAAATGAAAGTACTGTCACAAGTCGAGAATCTAGGAGGTAGTCTAATGAACATGGCTGACGACAGGGTCAATATGATGATAGGCGATGCCGTCGCTGAGATAGCTCAACAAGTCGATCTATTACGGCGCAAGACATTCGAAAGCGGTGAGGATTTACGAAGAATGGAGCAGGAACAAGAGGCTTTTGCTCTCAGCTATCACGAATGTACAAAGCTGAATGCCCACTTGCAACATCTCGCTACTCAGCCACAGAATCAGCAAAGCATGGACTTGGAAAAGAAGattaaaag GCAAAAGGATCAGCAAGAGCAGTTACTAAATAACAAAGTAGCTGGTCTGATGCAACTGCGTTTAtcattaattgataaattgaaAGACACCATTACAAGAATAAGTACCTTGCAATCCAAAATTTTGGACGACGAGCTGATCAG ATGGAAAAGGGAGCAGCAGTTAGCGGGGAATGGCGCGGCCTTCAACAGCAATTTGGACTCTATACAGGAATGGTGCGAGAATCTCGCCGAGCTTATTTGGTCGACGCGACAACAGATTAAGGAGGCAGAGCGTCTGAAGCAAAAATTCGGCCTTGAACCACCAGCGATACAAGACATTCTGCCCACCTTAAATTCTCAGATCACGCAACTTCTCAGTTCACTGGTTACCAGTACCTTTATTATCGAGAAACAACCCCCACAAGTTATGAAGACTAATACTCGTTTCACCAGCACCGTTCGATTGTTAGTTGGTGGTAAATTGAACGTTCATATGACGCCGCCGCAGGTAAAAGTGAGCATAATCAGCGAAGCTCAGGCAAACGCTTTGTTAAAGAGCGATAAAATGGCGAAGAATGGCGGTGAGGTCAGCGGAGAAATCTTGAACAACACTGGCACCATGGAATATCATCAG GCAACCAGACAATTGTCTGTGAGTTTTCGTAACATGCAATTGAAAAAGATCAAGCGGGCGGAAAAGAAGGGCACGGAATCGGTGATGGACGAAAAATTCTCACTGCTGTTCCAATCGCAATTCAGCGTTGGCGGCGGGGAACTAGTGTTCCAAGTATGGACCTTGAGTTTACCAGTAGTGGTAATCGTTCACGGTAATCAGGAACCCCATGCATGGGCTACTGTCACTTGGGACAATGCATTTGCGGAGCCTGGAAGAGTGCCGTTTGCGGTACCAGACAAAGTATCATGGTGCCAGGTGGCAGAAGCCTTAAATGTCAAGTTCCGTTCTGCGACTGGTCGTCTACTGACTGAGGAGAATCTCCGATTTCTCGCGGAAAAGGCATTTCGAAGCAATGGAAACTCAAATGCGCAAGACTATTCAGGTCTGCTTCTAAGTTGGACGCAATTCTGTAAGGAACCCTTACCCGAAAGGAATTTTACTTTCTGGGAGTGGTTTTACGCCGTCATGAAACTCACTCGAGAGCACCTGAGGGCCCCATGGATGGATGGTTACATACTTGGATTCGTCCGAAAGAAGCAGGCGGAAGAGATGTTGGCGACTTGCGCGTTCGGTACTTTTCTGATGCGTTTCTCCGACTCGGAACTCGGTGGCATTACGATCGCGTGGTGCGGAGGTAAAGGCGATACGACAACGTGTCAGACTACAG atcaATTTTCAGATCAAGTACGATCAGATCAAAGTACAGTGGAGCAAGTGTTCATGTTGCAACCGTTCACGAGTAAGGACTTTGCCATCCGTAGCTTGGCAGATCGTGTATTCGATTTGCAACATCTCTTGTATTTGTATCCGGATATCGCAAAGGATCAAGCTTTCTCCAAATATTACACGCCATTTAATG AAAATCAATCCACGTCGACAAATGGCTACGTCAAACCGCTATTAGTAACGCACGTACCAGGTTGGAGCGCGCCTGGACAGGGTGGTCAAACACCATCCCACTCTTCTATAGTGGGAGTCAGTAGTAGCGGACCGGGCGGACCGGGCGGAAGTTACCCTGCCACGCCACAAACCATGTTCCAAGCGCATAGTCCTGATCCATCTGTACGAGACACACCGTCCGTAGCATCAAG TATCTGA